GGTTGCCACTGTATCCCATGAAATCAAAAGTCCCCTGGGAATTGTACGCAGTACGGCTGAAATTCTCGCGAAGCGGATCGAAAAACTGGCCCCTGGCAATGAGCATCTGGCAAAGATTATTGTGGAGGAAACTATTCGGCTCAACGCCATCGTCGTTGAGTTTCTGGATTTTGCCAGGCCCCAGAAGATGGATTTCAGGGAGGACGATCTCAACCAGGTAGTCAAGAAGGTGCTTGATTTTGTCTCCTCGGAGCTGAAGCGAAAATGCATTGAGTTGATTACGGACCTGGCTCCCGACCTAAAACCCTGTTTACTGGACAGGGATCTGTTTTACAGGGCACTTCTCAATGTATTTATAAACGCCATCCAGGCCACGGAGGAAGGTGGCAGCATTCAGGTGGCCACGTCAATGGAAAAGGATAAGGTTCGTTTTTCCATCAGGGACACCGGCAGAGGTATTGAAGAAGAAAAATTGAAGATGGTTTTTGAACCATTTTTCACGGACAAGAACAAGGGCACCGGACTTGGCCTGGCCATAACGAAAAATATTATTGAAAGTCACGGCGGAGAAATACACGTGGAGAGTGAGATTGGAAAAGGAACGACATTCATTATCGATATCCCGGCGGCCACCTGATATTCTCCGTGTTGAGGCCCTTCGGTTCCTTGATAACGGCCCCTACAGTTTTGATATCAGGAGCGGGGAATGTGTCGGCCTGAGCGGACCGTCGGGTGTGGGCAAAACCCAGCTCCTTCGTGCCATGACGGATCTGATTGAACACCAGGGCAGGGTGCTGCTGGATGATGTTCCGGCGGATGATGTGCCCGCACCGGCATGGCGCTCGATGGTGACCATGATTCCGGCCGAATCAGCCTGGTGGTACGAGCTGGTGGGGGATCATTTCCCAAGGGAAATGGGGAAAGATGAGGCCAAAGCATTGCTGGCCAACGTCGGTTTTGGACCTGATGTGTTCAACTGGCAGACAAACAGGCTGTCCACCGGGGAAAAACAGCGCCTGGCCCTGCTCCGGGGATTATGTCACGGGCCGGGGGTATTGCTGCTGGATGAGCCCTGCTCCGCCCTGGACAGTAAGCATACAATTCTGGTGGAAGATTTTATCCTCAGCCACCAGAAGGAACATGGCACGGTAATCCTCTGGGTCAGTCATGATCCGGAGCAGTTGCAGCGGGTTGCCTCAAAAGTGTTTGTCATGGAAAAAAAGAGTCTTCTGGAATCAACCTGACTATGAATGTAATAGCACTCAGCGCATGGGACCTTGGCATGGCGGCTGCCC
The DNA window shown above is from Desulfomarina profundi and carries:
- a CDS encoding ABC transporter ATP-binding protein, giving the protein MEKERHSLSISRRPPDILRVEALRFLDNGPYSFDIRSGECVGLSGPSGVGKTQLLRAMTDLIEHQGRVLLDDVPADDVPAPAWRSMVTMIPAESAWWYELVGDHFPREMGKDEAKALLANVGFGPDVFNWQTNRLSTGEKQRLALLRGLCHGPGVLLLDEPCSALDSKHTILVEDFILSHQKEHGTVILWVSHDPEQLQRVASKVFVMEKKSLLEST